Within Vicia villosa cultivar HV-30 ecotype Madison, WI linkage group LG1, Vvil1.0, whole genome shotgun sequence, the genomic segment CCTTATACAAGGCAAGATTCTCAGGGCGCCTTTCACGGAGGTTGTCCTCATACTTTTTGTGACCCATTCGGGATTTCGTCAGTGACTTTTCAAGCTCTTCTATCTTCTTTTATGCAGGCTCCAAGGAACAATTTGCTTCTTTTAAAGTGACTTCCACCTTTGATGAAGATGGAGCAAACTCCAAATTCTCCTTATTCTTCGTCACTTCTTGAGCAAGCAGTTTCACCTTCTTAACCAAGGTGTCGGGATAATTAAAGGACTCCACAAGGGCCTTTGTAACCAAAAATAAGTCAAAAGTCCCTCAGATTTATTCAAACCACTGATTTATCTTAATAGTGAAGGCATCAACCTGTTATTTTATCATATCTCTCTTTTTTGGAAAATGGTCGTGCAAGAAGACTTCCCTCCGTCTAGCAGCCTCTAAAGCCAAGACGGGTGATGTTGGGTCGGTGTGGTAATCCAACTCTGTTGATTCAATCAACCGAGCTTCctataaatttatttgataagtAGGAATAATCTTCATCAAAAATATAGGACCGGAACTCCCTAGTCTTCCTCAAGAAGAAGAAGCTAGTAGCACGGGAGATGGCTCCACTCAAAATGAAGTTTTCCCTCATACAGATTTGAGTCGAGGAAGTTTGGTAAGAGGCCTCTCATCCTGAATTTCTTCAAGTTCGGGGATGGAATTGAGACCCTTCTCACCCTCTGGTTGCGACTAAGGTAAAACATCATCTATTACGGCCTAGTGAGAAGAAACCCGAACTTCTATTTAACCAAGGGAGAGTAGTTAAAACAGTTGGACCGACGGGTGTACCCAATGTAGAAGCATCCATAGTAGACAAAGTACTTAGGACACTTTCCAGAAGAGAGGTAACTCAAAGGTCCCTCTTCATTTTCCGCATTATTTATTCACTCTTAATTACATCTTATCAATCAACAAGGGAGACGACAAAAGAAGGGTAGTTCAAGAAAAAAATCTACAAAATTGAGATTTATATGTCACTTACCAAAGATGGTTTTCCTCTCCTCAGATTTGGCCTCCACCATCCAGTAAGTTTAAATAAACGCTTTCAACCATTTTCTCGACACCGTGTCAAGTGGAATAATAATACTAACATAGCCAAGCTCCTTGCATAAGGCCATCATTTTCTTCTTTAAGTATAACTCTTCTTGTTACAAGTCCTCCTCCTTGTAGACATAGGATTCCACCCTTGTCAAGAAGTGACTCTAACTCTAGTACTTACAGAATAAATTCATGCACATATGATGAGGCCCAGGTTCTAGTTTACAAATATTTGTGTGAATTTCTTATGTAAGAGAGGTAACAGAGAAGAAGATATCTTTGAAATTCTTCATGTTGTTATAATAGGTCTCAAAGAATATGGTGTTCTACCTCAAAGAAAGCAAGCTTGAACTCTACGCTAAATTTGGATTGTTTTGAGTCTTGAAGAGATGGAAGAACAACGTCATGGTCATCTTACCCCCTTGTACTCACACCAATATTCGAAAACCTTGACAGACGCGTAACTCTACGGATGCAACTGTAAAGCGGCGATTAGGAAGTGGTTCATAACACTAACTTGGAACTCATTAAAAGGAATACCAAAGCATATGAGTGAGAATAAGAGCTCATGGAAGGGGATGGCATACCCATCTTATTGGTTACATATACTCTTATCTCCATATAATGGAAAACACTCCCCAGTCATACAAAGGATCCACGTCAATCAAAGCCTGGTCTAAGACATACTCATGAACGATAGCAAAACCAGTCCCCTAGTATATTCTGATCCACCCATTCGAATGAGATATCTATACTCATCTTCTTAGTCGATGCTAATGCAATTTCCAAGGTTAATGATTCTAAGGGGAAAATCCAAATATGGACAAGATATGTCTTGCAAGAAAGTTCTAACACAAGCACTCCTAGTAAAAAATGCCAACAAGAGAATAAACCTCTCGATAAAGAAACAGAGATATTAAATGCCTAATATTCTGAAAACCCCAGAACATGGagtaaaatcaaaagaaaaatgtTAGATTTATCTTAGAAAAGATGGATCATTCAAATATGCATGCCCACTATCGACAATAAAAATCGTATGAACTTAACCAAATTTAGAGCAGGAAAGCTCATAAAGAAGATATGACAATGAAagtagaataaaaatattttgcaaATTGCTAATAGTAGAAAGTGTCAAAATGACGCTTTAGAAACCTCTTATAAGCTACTCATCCACTAAGGATCGTACGATCTATTGTAGACCTTAATTGGTTGAGATTTCCTCAAAAATTGTTCAAAGTACTCAAGTGCACTATAGAAGTTAAAACACCATCATCAACTAACGTAGGAGCGTGTTAGTCGTTCCTAATAAAATGTTATCCATTACAAGGAAATAATTTAAACAACTAGTTCTCGAAGACAATGATGTCACATTAATGACTTCTATGTCCTTGGATTAAGTGGCCGGGTAGGAGCGCATGTCACACATCCTTGTCTTGCAACGCAGAAACAAGGGCTAAGGAGGCAACTATATTGGGTCGTCCACAATGCGCAAATATAAAGGCCTAATATCAAGGCGGAAGAAGTCAAACGCAAAAAGGTAGAGTCTGTTCCCCCTTTGAGGAGGCAATTTCGAATTTAGAAGCTCTGTTGACCGTTTAAATCCATCTGACAGTTGACTGTGATCCACGCTTCACTCCACGCTTTTAGTTGTCAACCCTTTTTTCCTATTTAAGATGGAAAGTGTGTCATTTCGCAAGCATTCAAATTCATTTTCATTCATGCATCACTTTCATTCTATTACTAACATGAGTGTTAGAGTTCTAACCTTGTAGTTTAGTTTCCTCTTTACGGCTACGAAAGCTCATAACCACTGCATTTAGCTCAACATCCCCATTTACCGACCAACTCTGGTTCCACAACGGAACAATTTCTAAGCTATCTCGAGTGCAAAATTGTGGTGTTTAATGTTCGTGAACATTTCATTGCATACCACTATTGCCCATTTGAACCCTCACGAGGCTTAGTGGGTTACCTTTTTGGGTTACCTAGTAGGAGTTATTCTCAAGCAAGGAGGGAGACGTTTATAAAATCAGTTCTCTAATATATTCTGGCTTATGTAATGAGTGTGTTCTTATTGTCATCCTCCTTAAGTGATGAAAATGAGAAAATGATGAATTCCTTTTGGTGGGGTCATAATCAAAATTAGGCAAAATGCATTCATTGGCTATCTTGGGACCATTTTTCTATGCCCAACAATGATGGCAGTATGGGTTTCAAAAACCTGGGTGTCTTTAATTATGCTATGCTTAGTAAATAAGCTTAGAACTTCATGGCAAAATCAGGTAACTTGGTCTCCCGTCTTTTCAAGGCAAGGTATTTTCCTAAGTTTGATTTTCTTGATTGGCGCAACCCAAATTATGTATGGAGGAGTATTTAGAGTTCTTAGTTTGTGGTTCAGAGTGAGTATAAGTGGGGTACTGGATCAGGGGAAAACATTTTGATTTGGGGTCAAAATTGGTTACATGATAACATTTCTTTGAATAATCCTTGCAGTGGAACTCAAAGATACGTTAAATAGTGATACCAAGCAGTGGAACTCAAAATATATTTATACTCTTATTAGGGAGGTTGAAGCGACAAAGGTTCTTAGCACGCCAATGTTTGAAGCAGTTCACGAGGATAAGTTATTATGGAGGCTTCAAAAGAACGGAAGGTTTTCAATTCGCAGTGTTTATTGTTATTGTATTAAAGATGCTATTGATACATTACATGTTAGAATCAATGAGAAGTGGTAGCTTCTATGGAAAATCAAGGCCCCTCTGAGGGTTAAAAAATTCCTTTGGCGATTATGAAGGAATTGTGTGTCTATCAGATTGCGCTTTATATAAAGGCGTCTAATGTTCTTCTCTTTATGGTATTTGCGGCGAAAGTGTTCAAGATGTTAAACTCTTATTTTTATATTGCCCAAAGAATATCGAGTGCTAGGAAAAAGCGGATATGGGCCTATGTTGCAGCAGCTGGTGGACGCTAACTCCTCTTTTGCTATAATAGCATTTTCTTTTTTACAACTCACAAATCAAGATCGACAAGCAATATTCTCAACCAGTTTGTGGAGTATTTGAAAATGTAGAGATAATTAAATCAGGAACCAAATAGAAGACTCTTCGAATATTATTCGTAGTCGAGCTACTCATTTGTTAACAGGATGTAGGAATGCACAAAATCTTTAATCGAGTAATAACAATCAACCTCTGAGATCTTCGGATGTTAAGTGGAGCAAATCGTCGTTTGGTCGTCTCAGATACAACATAGACGCATCCTTTACTAATAATAAGGTAGGAATATGAGCTTGCATTCAAGATGATAAGGGTCAATTTATTGCAACTCGAACTTAGTGGTTCTTCCCTATTACCGATGTAGATGTAGGGGAAGCTCTAGGCCTGTTGACAACCATTAAATGGTTTCATGAGCTTGTGTTCGATTTAATGAATTTTAAGTTAAATGCTAAAAACATTGTGAATAATTTGATAAATCAGCAACCAAATGACTCTAATTTGGGTGCTATTACACTCGAAAGTAATCGCTTATTAGCACTTTTTTTTAGGAACTCGCATGTTAAGTTCATTAGGAGACAAGCTAATGAGGTTATTCATATTTTGGCATAGGTAATTCTATCTCTTGTTAGTTTTCACAATTTTATTATCCACCTCTTGCTAGTTTTCACAATTGTATTATGCACTAACATGTATTCAATAATGATATGAGTTAAGTTTTTTAccgttaaattttaaaaaaaaaaaacattacaaacttatcaaaaaaaaaaacttcaaatcaTATTAAACGTCTATTTGGCATTCATACTTattaacttcaaatattattttctgaaaattATTCTTTGAATTATGTTCTTAAATGCAAAATAATCATTAGTTTAGTCAATGACGAATCTCTAGCAAAAAAATTCGGCTGTATCCTAGAGTATCCTGTTTTAAACATATTTGTTATCCACATGACTCATAATCTGAAATTTAGCTTATGAGATatgttgttttttattctataccAAATTTAAATGTGAATCATTTAATCTTAATCCACTGATCAACAATTTAACAAATGCGTAGAATCTTAAATGCTAGAAACAATCATCCATATCATAAAACTGAATTCATGCAAAATGTAGTAATTTTTAGAATGATGTTAGAATGATATGTCTGTATTTCAATCATAAAGATGATGAGAACGCTGAACATTCCCTTAAATGGAAACTTGTAAcaattttaaaacataaatttGTCACAACATATTTTCTTGGGTGCATTCCAACAAAACAATTGCCACAAGTACAACTTAAGCTTCCCGTGTATTTTTTTCCTTAAGCTCAACCAGAAAAAAGAATTCGACCAATGAATACACTAAATACATCAACCACACTGAATGACAACATGACACTTTCTACAATTCTTTAACTAGTTCTTGAAAACCGGAGACTCACAATGAGTTTGCCGGGCTTTTAATTTGTCACTAGGCAGTTATGACAAGACAACTGAAAAATATAACATTAACCACACAGTTACAGAACTGTAGTTTCAGCTTCAAATGGACATATGAATCATAAACCCCTAAAACTAACGCATGAAAGCGAAATATAAATCTAACTATGATATGGAAGAACTGTAGAGAGACCATTGCATACGCAACAGTTACATACAGATTTACAATGGTTTGGAATCCTGATACATTCATAAATAATGGCCCTAGAAACAGACTGCATGGAAAAAAGGGAGGGAAAACATCAGAAAAACCTGTGAAGGGCAAATATTGGCGCCCCCTATCATTAAGGTCAAATAACTGCAAAGAggaataatgataaaaatatcGCCTCTTATACACACATTGGGTCCTCCGGCAAAAACTATAAAAGTAAATAAATGAGCTGGAAGGGGAAAAGTTTGGAGAGGAGAAAATTACAGAACTATTGTTCAGAAAAGTTATGTGAAAGCAACAACCACTTTTCTGCATTAATATTCTCCCACCAATGTGGTACTGTACAGTACTACCTCCAGACCACATACCCTCGATGCATCGGATAACCAAAATTTACACCCTTTAAGGTAAATTTTCTGTTTTACAAAGCATGCTTCTTTGATAGTCAGCAACAACTCGGCCACCAGCAAATTTATACGAATAAACAATCTGCCTTCATGAATGATTGTAGATGCTTATGATCCATTTACAGCCATCTCTGGCGACGATTTAGGGGGAACCAGTGGGCATTCATCGCCGCTCAATTGTATGTTATCTGATTTTGCATGCAAACAATCAGAAAAGCTTCTAGAGGCTGAAGTATCTTTCTCCTCGGGGTTATCTTCAGCTCCTCCTATGTTGCTATCATCAGAGCTGCTTCTAGAATCATTTTGTCTTTCTTCCTGATTGTCTTCACTAGAACTCATCCTCCCTTCAACTTTGTGATCATCTCCCTCAACTGTGTGATCATCTTTATGAATATTGATTACAGATTTCTTATTGGGCAGCACAGCTTGGCTCAATGTTGAACACAACGCAGCAAAAACACTTTCTTTAGATTTTGAATTCTTCGTTAACTTCTGCTTCTTCGCAGCTTCGGGCTCTTTATCCTTTGAAGGAAGTTTCCTTTTAAGCCTGAGAGACTCCAGTATCCCTTCATCTTCCTCTGATGCTTCTTTCTGCTTTCTTGGTGGTGGTTTATAATCTTCATCATCCTCGTCATCTTCATAGTCGACCAGTGACCTTCGACTGAAAATCAACATGAAAACACTTTATTGCATATGGACTTCTGAAAAATGAACAAATAAATTAGACAAGTCTACCTTGATTGCGGATGGTTTGAAGCAACTCCATTGGAAAGAATAGGTCGTTGATGACCTTTAGGCTCACGTGAAACAGATGCAGACGCTGCATCCTCTTCgtcactgatcaaattcccccatgTTCAGAGACTCCATGACAAAtgcataaaaataaaacatttatatAGTAAAGAAAGACGACGTGTACCTGTCCTCATTAAAGTATCgttcttcctcttctctctcCACAGCACGCTCATCAATTCGTCTTCGAAGGTCCACTACCGCAGCAGCATCTGTCCCACCATTATCCACACACTGCAAGCAAGCATGTCAACTCAAACCTATGTGCTAATTAATGCCCGGAAATCATGTAGGGAAAACAATTACCTGCTCATATTTTACTTTCAACGAGTGAATTGAAGCCAAATGCTCGAATTTTACCAGCTGACCCCAAAAAGAATCAACTAGATGTTTTAGCAATAATTTCAGATTCTCCTACACGATACAACATTGTCAGTGTAACGTTTTAGCTGAGGAATTTAAGATCCAAAATGAATAGTCATCAAGTTTAATACCTTTCGAATAAACTCAAAAAGTTCCAGAACAGCAGAGTTGAGAAGATTGTAACGATTACCATTAGCAATAAAGGCATCTATAATTGGTTTGAGAATGTTATTCCTAACGAAATAATTTATCATATGCTCATCCTGCAGGTTAAACTTGGAATTGTCAGATGAAGATGCATGTAAAGTAGAGAAATGAACTCGGCTGATAGTATAAATAACATTTATTCTGGTTCTTAAAAGAACATTGGTCCTTAAGAAAAAGATATTGCAACAACATCAGCAACCAAGTCTTATCCCACCAAGTGTGATCcgatacatggatcaactttcgtCAAAAATGTTGTATCCAAGACCATActtctatccaaatcgttaatctcgagatctttcttaataatttCTCTTACAGCTTTTCTAGATCGTCCTCTACCTCTAGTTGTTTGATTTCTCTCCATCTAACCTACTTTTTTTACCACGGAATCTACAGGTCTTTTCTCTACATGcccaaaccacctaagtctattttccactATTTGGGCCCAACACTCTAATATTATCATTTCTAATCTTATTTTAtctagtcttaccacacatccaacGTAACATTCTCATCTTTGCTACAAAATATCTAGCTCAAAATAATGTGCTGCCTGTGAAGCTGCGCTATTGACAAAAAAACTGATACCCAGTAACATCCTTTTCTTCTTCAACCAATTTATAATTTCCCTGAATTTTATTACAAAGAACAGTGCCCGAATGTTAAAACTTACATTGCGGGAGAGAACAGTTCGAACAAACCGGACAGCACAGACAACTAAGTATCTTTCTGTTCTCCGTGTCAGTAGTAAAATTTTCTCAATTGCATTATTGACAAGAAAATTACCCCTGAAAGCAGCAATAAGAGATCCATGATCAAAAAAAATCTGAGTAATAGAATGGAATTCAATCTGATTAATGCAGAGCAAGAAGGTAATACTTTATTCTGTATGGGTGATGAAGGACACAAAAGCATAGTAATTCACATATGTTTGATAATATCTCCGGTTTTGTTCCATGCTGAAACCGAACACCTTGTCCAGGACCTATTGATGTGCTACTTGCATCGGCAATATTGTCTGAGGGACATGACGCCGTTATAACCTCAATAAGTTGACCCAAATGCTTCTCAAAGAAGATGTCAATGATAGTGTCCCTCTGTCAGATAAAACTAAAGCAGTCAACAAAACCAAGGCAGAAATACATTTCTTACCAGCATAGAAAAAAACTTCCATCTTACGTGAAAGTTTAACTGACAACTTTTTCCAACAAATCAGCAgatacattataaaatacaacTCAACATTCAAATATCATACCTGCACAAACAAACTTAAATCTGTAGACCACGCATAAGGTTTAAGGGCCAAACTTTTCCAATAACTGGTAAATAGGAGGTATAATATAAAACATAACTCTGACAATTGACAATTAAACAGCCAATCCACTCCAGGTGTAAAATTAAGACAAGCTCGGAAAATGATAAAAACAACCCCTCCCCTTAACCGATTAAGAATTCAAGATAGCAGACTGCAACATCCAAATTAGACAGAGAATAACACAACAAACAAAAAGGTTCAATATAAATTACACCGAACTAAGAGATGTACCAATTGAAACATAAATACAGTCattataaaaatgaaaatgcAAAACAACTAATATCCAGAAATTGAACTGAAATTAGTAAATTActctccattttttattatatgttgCTTGAGAAAAACATTAGTACCACATTATAAGTCATTTTACAATACAACGAATCATTAATGTTATTTTCCTATTATACCCTTAGGTATTTATTATTCTTTCTTCCAGTTCTGTTGATTTATCTTCTCCATACCACTAattaaggataattttgtaaaattctTCATGATTTCTCTTTTTCATACAACAACCATTACATTTCTTAATATATGTGAAAGtgtcaaaacgacttataataaaaaatgaagggagtgttgatcaaagtttgaGATAAGAAGCACAAAAAAATACAGAAAAAGTACCTGCGGTCCAGTCAATGTGCTTGAGTCTAATAGAATTCGAAGAATCTCAAGAAACTGGCAGTGCATGCTTTCTCCAAAGTCAGTTACCATTCCCTTAACCTGTACATGATAGCATGACCAATAATTAATGTAGGAATAGCTTTCCAAAAACCAAAACTAGATACCTAACAGATCAGCTTGGTGGATTTAGAGTATATTGCAACATATGTCTACTGGTGTAACAGCTGGTACAGAATCTGTTAAGTTCAGTTCGGTATGGTTGTAATTATCAGTTGAAACAATTCATTGTAGTTCTGACTTCTGCAACTGCACTTAGATCAGTCTACCCCTAATAGCGAGACTTTTCTTTTTGTATAAACTCAACTGGATATGCAGAAGATTGAATCTTCTGCAAGGAGTGGTGTTTAATAACAAACTACACTATCGATACGCTACAAAAGTGCAAACCTCGCACTTATTCGTTTCCAAAAACTAGAGATTTTCGGTCAGAATTGGGTCTACCCAAACGATCTGTACCAGGTACTATTATTAAGATAATTTCAATGAAAATCATAGTTACTAATATGATCCAGAGTTACAGTGTATAGAGGGAACATCACATACATCACATCCAACAGCGATACATGTCCAATACACTCCGGCATGTATCGAAGAAGTATCAggcaatttaatttttttttttttaaatgtggcTGATATGTTTGAGATACATGGCTATTTTGTACACGTGATACAGTTGAATAGCTGGCACAGATATAGCAAActccaaaaaaacaagttttttcaaTAAAAAGAGAGGATTCcaaagtttttgttttttagattaaaaaaataaagtgaaatataAATAGATTACGGGAGCCAAAAACATGCATAATCCTTTGATCAAAAGCTAGGGTTTGCCACCCATCCCACCGGTGCGGTGTCTCACAGCCTCCTTTCACTGACGTCTAGTCGCACAGGTCCAACGAGTGTGTTGTCTTCTCACTGTGTactttgtttcttttcttcttttttttctatgTGCTTTGTTACTTCTCTTCGCATCTACTGCTTCTCTATATCTGTTTCATCTGTTTTTCTTCTGTGTCTTTGTTTCAGCGGCTTCTCTTTGAGGGAGAGGAGACTGACACATTCAATGGAGCCTAACCCTTCGTTTGgatgtaaaaaataattgaaggaaagaaagtgaaaggaaagagattgaaaggaAAGAGAGTAAAAGGATGAAACTGAGAAGAAAAAGACGAGAAAGTGAGGTgaatttttaattgtttgttaagAGTGAAAGTGAAGAaccctatttaatttaattgtttaaattgtttaatttcctacattagtattttaatttttttaatgcaaTACATTACATATTACATATTCTATTAATTATCGTGTCCCTGTGTTTAGAGAagttgattaaaaaaatttaaaatgaagaaaaaaaatatttcttgtaTATAATGTGTGAGAGCAAAGTCACAAAAGTATGGGTGTTGATGTCTTTTACTTTGAATAAAGGCTCTCTTTCCTATTTTCTCTCCAATTTGGGGAGAAGTCAATTTTCTTGTAGGACCCACCGATGCAATCTTTCCTTTGCCTTTTGCAGGTAAACCAAACAGAGGATGGTTCTGTTTTCACCGATGCTATAGGCGCCCTCCCCTCCACTTTTATGCGTACCAAACAATGCATCAATGTTCTTCGGAAAGTTCGAATGATATTTTTTTCCTATGTTATAATGGCGTAATGGGTGCGAAAAAATATGAAATTGTCATTTGTTTTGATCATATTTGGTAATGGGAATGTTTATTATCATTTTTAGACtatttatgttatatatatatatatatatatatatatatatatatatatatatatatatatatatatatatatatatatatatatatatatatatatatatatatatatatatatatatatatatatatatatatatatatatatatatatatttaagtattttattctatttttattgtaTCTTGACATCTAAAATCTAGCTGTTTCCATGTCGTATCTGTATCAAGAATTTGGGCTTCATAGGTCATCCCGAAAATAAATGACTTATTTATATACAAAAAGTTGAATATGATCCAATTTACGTACAAAATGCATACCAAGAGTCCTAGAAGAGCAATTCCCTCCTGCCGAACAACATATGATCGCAGAAGATTAGGATCTTGATTCATAAAAAGAAGGAGGATGTCTGTTCTGCAACCATCACAATGATTTCCTATTAGAAATTAATCACAAAAGGAGTGTACAAACATAACAGTCAACTGTATTTTATATAGACGACAACCAACAAAAGGAAGAATCAATACCCAGTTAGCACAAGCTTCTTGTCTTGACTTTGCAGAACATCGCTGACAATGTCAAAGATGCCTTCATTCATCAGATCCCTACAAACATAAAGAATATGAAACTATTAAACAATGGGAATAAACAGACACCCAAAATGTAGAATGAATGGAAAAACAAAGTAATGGGTATCGGTGTTCCAATTCCAAATCAAAATAGTATTGTTAGAGGTCATTTATATGAGTTCTATTCAAAAGCAGCTATTACAGACATAATTTTTCACAATTATAAATCAAAAGATTCCTCTGACAGCTGTTGTAAGCTACTAATTGTCAAGTACAAACTTGATAATTTATAGTATGTTAAAATAGACAATCAACTGACCAACGTTGGTCAATTTTTTTTAAGGAAGACAAGCAGCAAAACAGGTTGTGTCAACGTACCTAAAAAGCCGAAGCTGCTGGACCATTTGTAAACTCTTGCTTACACTGCAAAACTCATACAAGAAATGAACCTGTTCGTCCAACATAAGAGacaaactatttttaaaataataatccaTGGAAAACCATGATTGATGAGCATCCAACAAGGCAGCATTAACATCTATTCATTATAACAATACAAGATATGAAGCAACACACTAGCATTAAACCTAATTATGTGATAATTTTATTCATTTTGATAGAAagtaatgatttattttgatagaaaGTAAAGCACTCTCCGTATCTTAATTGCAATAAAATTCTTCATGTAATTACAAGTTACTCTGTTTTGGACTTCAGGAGCGTGTTTATGAACAAGACTTCtttggaagaaaaagaaagatgaaaacTTAACAGAATATTTTGTTCAAGGAAATAGTGTCACTGTCAGTATACGTAAGGTTTATTTTCAACGAATAAATATGAATATCTAATCTGATTCCTTAAAGTTAAAGGAAAAAAATGAGACCTTATGAATGCAACCCCTcctattaaaaattacattataGAGTACAAGGATGGAGTTTATAAAGGCAAACCACTCTGATATCTTATCAAGACCTACCAAATTCTTCTTTGATTCTTGAGAGGTGGCAGATGATTTTAACCTAGCAAACAACTCCTGGATAAATGTACTGTCATCCTTCAACATAGCAATGAcctagaaagaaagaaaaaaaaac encodes:
- the LOC131631039 gene encoding uncharacterized protein LOC131631039 — translated: MGAPTPEKSQSNASSMQRVKVYRLNEDGKWDDQGTGHVTIDYLERSEDLGLFVYDEEDNETILLHRISSDDIYRKQEDSIISWRDPEYATELALSFQEPSGCSYIWDHICNVQRNMHFSTLNSETFQSTNSELKELPAVELTTLPLILKTIVDSSISDQIRIAELLSSNQEFFRKLMGLFRVCEDLENVDDLRTIFKIVKGIILLNSPPLLERIFKEEFIVDIIGALEYDPEVTCVQHHRKFLKDHVVFKEAIPIKDSIALEKIHQTYRVGYLKDVVLARVLDDATSATFNSIIHANNAFVIAMLKDDSTFIQELFARLKSSATSQESKKNLVHFLYEFCSVSKSLQMVQQLRLFRDLMNEGIFDIVSDVLQSQDKKLVLTGTDILLLFMNQDPNLLRSYVVRQEGIALLGLLVKGMVTDFGESMHCQFLEILRILLDSSTLTGPQRDTIIDIFFEKHLGQLIEVITASCPSDNIADASSTSIGPGQGVRFQHGTKPEILSNICELLCFCVLHHPYRIKGNFLVNNAIEKILLLTRRTERYLVVCAVRFVRTVLSRNDEHMINYFVRNNILKPIIDAFIANGNRYNLLNSAVLELFEFIRKENLKLLLKHLVDSFWGQLVKFEHLASIHSLKVKYEQCVDNGGTDAAAVVDLRRRIDERAVEREEEERYFNEDSDEEDAASASVSREPKGHQRPILSNGVASNHPQSSRRSLVDYEDDEDDEDYKPPPRKQKEASEEDEGILESLRLKRKLPSKDKEPEAAKKQKLTKNSKSKESVFAALCSTLSQAVLPNKKSVINIHKDDHTVEGDDHKVEGRMSSSEDNQEERQNDSRSSSDDSNIGGAEDNPEEKDTSASRSFSDCLHAKSDNIQLSGDECPLVPPKSSPEMAVNGS